One genomic window of Paraburkholderia phytofirmans PsJN includes the following:
- a CDS encoding response regulator codes for MNEPNVEASVEAGERPTILIADDTPANFGVVVESLTDRGFRVLVALDGEEALERALFSQPDLILLDVKMPGIDGFETCRRLKADARTRDITVIFMTSLTGAEDMVEGFSAGGVDYVAKPVRVNEMMARIETHLALRVMHRQLIVQNRLLLKEVAVRQQAETELSSARDALEQQVEQRTRQLAESNTRLSAQIDERRRAEANLQASEARFRTIVETSPIPLCITSMPEGVILYVNEPLRELFGLDTGMRTLTNIVDFYIDPADRDRLVSHLRAEGSFNNSEVHMRRVDGSPFWAIATARVATFGDAPAIYVGLSDITSRKRIEQELFESRNQLRELSAYMEAIREEERKRIAMEIHDELGQLLTALKMDVSLLKMRLGKDPDAMRKADDMRELVEKTIWMVCNVANHLRPVALNFGVVSALEWLVEDFIRRHGIPCQLHINGGEPVLPEACATAVFRIVQASLTNVGRHAHATRADVTLTSTAAALDLHVSDDGCGFDPGMARTGYSYGLLGMQERARLIGGAMTIDSAQGMGTAISIHIPLTGGAENDRRPDC; via the coding sequence ATGAACGAGCCAAATGTGGAGGCCAGCGTGGAGGCCGGCGAACGGCCGACCATCCTGATTGCGGATGACACGCCGGCGAATTTCGGCGTGGTCGTGGAGAGCCTGACGGACCGCGGCTTTCGGGTACTCGTTGCGCTCGACGGCGAAGAGGCGCTCGAACGCGCGCTGTTTTCCCAGCCGGACCTGATCCTGCTCGACGTGAAAATGCCTGGCATCGACGGCTTCGAGACCTGCCGGCGACTCAAGGCCGACGCGCGCACGCGCGATATCACGGTGATCTTCATGACGTCGCTGACGGGCGCGGAAGACATGGTGGAGGGTTTCTCGGCCGGCGGCGTCGATTACGTGGCCAAGCCTGTGCGCGTCAACGAAATGATGGCGCGCATCGAAACGCATCTCGCCTTGCGCGTGATGCACAGGCAGCTCATCGTGCAGAACCGCCTGCTTCTTAAAGAGGTCGCGGTGCGCCAGCAGGCCGAGACGGAACTGTCGAGCGCGCGCGATGCGCTGGAACAGCAGGTCGAGCAGCGCACGCGGCAACTCGCGGAGTCGAACACGCGGCTGTCCGCCCAGATCGACGAGCGCCGCCGTGCGGAAGCGAACTTGCAGGCGAGCGAAGCGCGCTTTCGCACGATTGTCGAAACCAGCCCGATCCCGCTGTGCATCACGTCGATGCCCGAAGGCGTCATCCTGTACGTGAATGAGCCACTGCGAGAGCTATTCGGTCTCGATACCGGCATGCGCACGCTGACCAACATTGTCGACTTCTATATCGACCCCGCCGATCGTGACCGGCTCGTATCGCATCTGCGCGCCGAGGGCAGTTTCAACAATAGCGAAGTCCACATGCGGCGCGTGGACGGTTCGCCGTTCTGGGCCATAGCGACCGCGCGCGTGGCGACTTTCGGCGATGCTCCGGCGATCTACGTGGGTCTCAGCGACATCACATCGCGCAAGCGCATCGAGCAGGAGCTGTTCGAATCGCGCAATCAGTTGCGCGAGTTGTCCGCGTATATGGAGGCGATTCGCGAGGAAGAGCGCAAGCGCATCGCCATGGAGATTCACGATGAACTCGGCCAGTTGCTGACCGCGTTGAAGATGGACGTATCGCTGCTGAAGATGCGCCTCGGCAAGGATCCGGACGCGATGCGCAAAGCCGACGACATGCGCGAACTCGTCGAAAAGACGATCTGGATGGTCTGCAATGTCGCGAACCATCTGCGGCCGGTGGCGCTGAACTTTGGGGTCGTGTCCGCATTGGAGTGGCTCGTGGAGGACTTCATTCGACGCCACGGCATTCCTTGCCAGTTGCATATCAACGGAGGCGAACCGGTGCTGCCGGAAGCTTGTGCCACCGCCGTGTTTCGTATTGTTCAGGCTTCGCTCACCAATGTCGGGCGCCACGCGCATGCCACGCGGGCTGACGTGACGCTGACCAGCACGGCGGCGGCGCTCGACCTTCACGTGAGCGACGACGGCTGTGGTTTCGATCCCGGCATGGCGCGCACGGGTTATTCCTATGGACTGCTCGGCATGCAGGAGCGCGCGCGCCTGATCGGCGGCGCGATGACAATTGACAGTGCGCAGGGCATGGGCACCGCTATTTCCATTCACATTCCGCTTACAGGCGGGGCAGAAAATGATCGACGTCCTGATTGCTGA
- a CDS encoding ATP-binding protein yields the protein MKHNLFDAWWSLIGSFRSSLVSRLLVTVLLVSCVVTVLLTGLQLYGDYYRGVEQIENRLTDIDRSNRDSLAEALWRLDGSQLRLELNGILRLADIRAVEIRETGKEGQSAYVSAGRRSAGPVIAREFPLSYSVQGKEREIGKLYVEATLLDLYHDLTRTAVMILVTQAANTFLISLFIVYILSRLVMRHVAAIARTVESYDFREPPRPFSLQRCKRREPDELDRVAAAFNAMGARLYCAYRDEQDTAAEREARNLAEAANRAKGEFLANMSHELRTPLNGILGYAQILERDAALSERQRERASSIRHSGEHLLTLIEDTLDFARIEAGKLRVEIGDVPLAGFVDVIRDIIDVKAEQKRLDFICEITGDAPVGVRADERRLRQVMLNLLANAVKFTDSGCVTLHISRSESNRVRFEVRDTGIGIGHDQLNTIFEPFEQLGAAERRAGGAGLGLAISREFVRAMGGEIEVESRIGQGSTFRFELPAASVTPVLRKTAVPAPLSSTATGYEGPRRKVLVVDDVEINRAIVVDLLGRLGFDTVEAENGREALEKAQRERPALILTDIVMPEMNGFDLTRNLRRSQAFADVPIVAMSASPSGVNRAMSIEAGANAFLSKPVDLEALLTQIATLLGLKWTHASPPPFTRAATPEIGLAAVPRQQMEELHHLARLGDMHEIIVWAESVAAGDSRYRSFTTQLCALARDYQSKAILHLVERHLNVEPKP from the coding sequence GGCTTCTCGTGACCGTGCTGCTGGTCAGTTGCGTCGTCACCGTGTTGTTGACCGGATTGCAGCTTTACGGCGACTACTACCGGGGCGTGGAGCAGATTGAAAATCGCCTGACGGACATCGACCGCAGCAATCGCGACAGTCTCGCGGAGGCGCTCTGGCGCCTCGACGGTTCGCAACTGCGACTTGAGTTGAACGGCATTCTGCGTCTTGCCGACATTCGTGCCGTGGAAATTCGCGAGACAGGCAAAGAGGGGCAATCGGCCTATGTGAGTGCCGGGCGGCGCTCGGCCGGTCCCGTCATCGCCCGCGAATTCCCGCTCTCCTACAGCGTGCAGGGCAAGGAGCGCGAGATCGGCAAGCTCTACGTCGAGGCGACGCTGCTCGACCTTTATCATGACCTGACGCGTACCGCGGTGATGATCCTCGTCACTCAGGCCGCCAACACCTTTCTGATCTCGCTGTTCATCGTCTACATTCTGTCCCGTCTCGTGATGCGGCATGTCGCCGCCATCGCGCGCACGGTGGAGAGCTACGATTTCCGTGAACCGCCCCGGCCGTTCAGTCTCCAGCGGTGCAAACGGCGCGAGCCGGACGAACTGGATCGCGTGGCGGCCGCATTCAATGCGATGGGCGCGCGGCTGTACTGCGCGTACCGCGACGAGCAGGACACGGCGGCCGAACGCGAAGCACGCAATCTGGCGGAAGCGGCCAACCGGGCCAAAGGCGAATTCCTGGCGAACATGAGTCATGAGCTGCGCACGCCGCTCAATGGCATTCTCGGCTACGCCCAGATCCTCGAACGCGATGCCGCATTGAGCGAGCGGCAGCGCGAACGCGCGTCGTCCATCCGCCATAGTGGCGAACATCTGCTGACACTGATCGAAGACACGCTCGATTTCGCGAGGATCGAAGCGGGCAAGCTGCGTGTGGAAATCGGCGACGTGCCGCTGGCGGGGTTCGTCGATGTCATTCGCGACATCATCGACGTGAAAGCGGAGCAGAAGCGCCTCGACTTCATCTGCGAAATCACTGGGGATGCCCCCGTCGGCGTGCGTGCCGATGAGCGGCGCCTGCGGCAGGTCATGCTCAACCTGCTTGCCAACGCCGTGAAGTTCACCGATTCGGGTTGCGTCACCCTGCATATCTCGAGGTCCGAGTCGAACCGCGTTCGTTTCGAAGTGCGCGACACGGGGATCGGCATTGGTCACGATCAGTTGAATACGATCTTCGAGCCGTTCGAGCAGCTGGGCGCGGCCGAGCGGCGAGCCGGCGGGGCGGGTCTCGGTCTGGCCATCAGCCGCGAATTCGTGCGTGCGATGGGTGGCGAGATCGAGGTGGAAAGCCGGATCGGGCAGGGCAGTACTTTCCGCTTCGAACTGCCGGCAGCGAGCGTGACGCCCGTGTTGCGCAAGACGGCGGTCCCGGCGCCGCTGTCGTCCACGGCGACGGGCTATGAAGGGCCGCGCAGGAAGGTGCTGGTTGTCGACGATGTCGAGATCAATCGCGCGATCGTCGTGGATCTGCTGGGGCGTCTCGGCTTCGATACCGTCGAGGCGGAAAACGGTCGCGAGGCATTGGAGAAGGCGCAGCGCGAACGGCCGGCGCTGATTCTCACGGACATCGTGATGCCCGAGATGAACGGCTTCGACCTGACGCGTAACCTGCGTCGATCGCAAGCGTTCGCCGATGTTCCCATCGTGGCCATGTCCGCCAGCCCATCCGGGGTCAACCGGGCGATGAGCATCGAGGCGGGCGCCAATGCCTTTCTGTCCAAACCGGTCGACCTCGAAGCGCTGCTGACACAGATTGCTACGTTGCTCGGGCTGAAGTGGACCCATGCGTCGCCGCCCCCATTCACTCGCGCGGCGACTCCCGAAATCGGTCTTGCGGCCGTGCCTCGGCAACAGATGGAAGAACTGCATCATCTTGCCCGCCTTGGCGACATGCATGAGATTATCGTCTGGGCCGAGAGCGTGGCGGCGGGCGATTCACGTTATCGCTCGTTCACCACGCAACTCTGCGCGCTCGCTCGCGACTACCAGTCGAAAGCCATTCTCCATCTGGTTGAGCGACATCTGAATGTCGAGCCCAAGCCATGA